The Solidesulfovibrio fructosivorans JJ] DNA segment CGCGGCACTGCGACGTGGCCTTTCTCTACGATCCCAAGAGGCCGGTCGAAAAGACCTTTTGCCTGAACTGGCGGCGCAAGCTGGCCCTTCTTGCCCCCAACCTTCTCCTGCGCCGAAACTACCCGTACCGAGGCGCGGCGGACGGCCTGACCACGGCGCTTCGCCGCCGCTTCGGCGAAGGCTATCTGGGCGTGGAGCTGGAGGTGAACCAGCGCTTTGTCCAGGCCGGCGAGGCCGATCTGGCCGCGCTCAATGATCGCCTTGTCGCGGCGCTGGGTCAGGCGCTGGCACGAACGCCCCTCACGCCGTAGTCCGGGAGGGCCGGCCGCGCCGGCTTGTTGCGCGTACGCCGGCCTGCTATCCTCGCCGCCATGTCCCATATCCGATCCCGATCCGGCCGCCATGCGGCCCTGCTCCTGGCGCTTGTGGGCGTGCTTTTGTTGTGCGCCGCTTCACCGCTTGCCGCCAAGTCCCGGCCGGATTTCACCGTGGCCAACCTGCCGACCCGGCTGGCCCGGGTCGGGGACGGCGTCATCGCCTACAAGACCATAGGCAGCGGGCCGCCGCTGCTCCTTTTGACCGGCTACGCCTGTTCCATGGACAGCTGGGACGGGACCCTCGTTGGCGATCTGGCCGCCGGACGACGGCTGATCCTGTGCGATTACCCGGGCGTCGGGCGCTCCACCGCCCTGGCCGCGCCGCTCACCCTGCGCGGTCTGGCCGACGTTGCCGCCGGACTCCTCACCGCCCTGGCCATCCCCAAGGCGGATGTCCTCGGCTGGTCCATGGGCGCGGTCGCCGCCCTGGAGCTGGCCCTTGCCCACCCGGGCCGCGTGGGCAAAGTGGCCTGCCTCGGCGCGGCCTTTTCCCCGGAGACGGTGGTAAAATCGGTTGCGCGCCTAAGCGCCATGACGCCCGAGGCCTTTCGGGACAGCCTTTTTCCCCAATCCTGGCGGGACGCACATCCCGAAGCGTTTTCCCGCCTGCCCCGCCAAACAACCCCGATTCCGGCCGCGACCCTGGCCGGGGAGCGCCAGGCCCTGGCGTCCTGGCCCGGATTCGCCGGCCGGCTGCGAAGCCTCGAAACGCCGGTATTGCTGGTGGTGGGCGACGAGGACTGGGTCACGCCGCCCGGGGAAAGCGCCGCCCTGGCCCGGCAACTTCCCCGCGGCCGCCTCGTGCGCATGAAAAACGCCGGGCACTGGCTCCAATACCAGGACCCGGCGGAACTGGCCCGGCTTATCGGCTGGTTCCTCAAAGGACGCCCGGCCGCCCCTTGACGCCGGCCAGCTTCCCAAGCCATTTTCAGGCCATGTCTCCCAGCCCGACGCCGTCCCCGACGCCGCTTCCCGCCATCAAGCTCAACAGCGTGCGGCTGCGCACCTGGCAGGCGCTTTTCGTCGTCCCGCCGCGAAGCGACATCGCCTGGAACGAGGTCATCGCGCTGATACGGGCCTTCGGCGGCCAGGAGCTGCACCACCGCCAGAAAACCGCCGGTTCGCGCGTCCGTTTCCTGCTCGGCGGGGTCAAGGGCTTTTTCCACCGCCCCCATCCCGAAAACGTGCTCGGCAAGGGCTGCGCCGCCGATGTCCGGGAATTCCTCATCCGGGCCGGCATGGCCGCGCAAGATCAGGAGACCGCATGATGGCCGACGACGCCTGCTATACGATCTACAAGGGCTATTGTCTGGAATGCGCCGAGGAAGACGGCGAACTGCACGGCCGCATCGCCGGCATCCGCGACGTGGTGACCTTTCACGGCGAAACCCCGGAAGCGCTCATGGACGCCTTCAGGGAGGCCGTGGACGATTATCTGGAAGTCTGCGGCGAAGCCTGCCTATCGCCTGATGCCGCCGCGCCCTGACGTCTTGTCCCCGCGCCGATCCGCTTCATTATCCCGGCAAAATCACCGCCAGACACGCTCCGGCGTTTTCAGACGGTGCGGAAGTTTCGCCCGGTCAACCAGCGGGTTCGCACCATTGCTCACCGTCATCCCTTCCTGTATTGACATCGATTTTCATTTTCAATATCAGACAAGTGTCCCGGCCATCTCCCCGGCGGTCATGCCCGGCGCGCCGGCGGTTCGGAAGTCCGCGCCGGACCGTCTGCCCGTCCCTGCACCCGGACGGAGGCCGGCCGGGACAATCTCTCTTTCCGGAGGCTTGCCCCAGTGATCCCTTCCCAGATCGCCACCGCCCTTGAAACCCTCTTTCCCATCCGTCAGCCAGCATTCCTCTGGGGACCGCCGGGCGTCGGCAAAAGCCGGATCGTGGCCCAGACCGCCGCCCGGCTGGACCTGCCCCTAACCGACATCAGGGCCGTGCTCCTCGATCCCGTGGACCTGCGCGGCCTGCCCCATATCGGCGATGACGGCCGCACCCACTGGCGCGCGCCGGCCTTTCTGCCGCGCGAGGGTCGCGGCGTACTCTTTCTCGACGAACTCAACGCCGCCCCGCCCCTGGTCCAGGCCGCCTGCTACCAGCTCATCCTGGACCGCTCTCTCGGCGAATACCGCCTGCCGGACGGCTGGACCGTCATCGCCGCCGGCAACCGCGATCAGGACCGGGCCGTCACCCACCGCATGCCCACGGCCCTGGCCAACCGCTTCGTGCATCTGGACGTCGCGCCGGATCTCGACGACTGGGTAACCTGGGCCAAAACGGCAGACATTGCTCCCGAGGTCGTCGCTTTTTTGCGCTTTCGCCCAAGCCTGCTCCACGATTTCGATCCTTCCCGGGAAACACGCTCGTTCCCCTCGCCACGCTCCTGGGAATTTGTCTCGAACATGCTGGGGGCCACACGCGACGGACGGATTTGTCGGGAGCTTTTCGCCGGCGCCATCGGCGAGGGCGCTGCGGTGGAATTCGCGGGATTCCTTTCCCTGTGGCGAAAACTGCCGGACACCGACGCCGTGCTGGCCGCGCCGGACGACGCGCCGGCCCCGTCCGAACCAGCGGCGGTCTATGCCATCTGCGAGGCGCTGGGACGTCGGGCCACACCCGAAACCATGCCGGCGCTCACCCGCTACGCCGCCCGGCTGCCGATGGAATTCGGCGTGCTGCTCATGCGCGACGCGGTGCGCGCCGATAGCGCCACAGCCCGTACCGAGGCCTTCGCCGCCTGGGCCCGGGACAACGCCGAGGTATTCGCATGAACGGCCCGGACCCGGTATCGCGCGCGATCGCCAGAGCCAGGATGGAGCTCGTGCTCGGCCATCCCTTTTTCGGGGCCATGGTCCTCCAGCTCCTCATGCGCGAGGATACGGACTGCCCCGACCTTTGGACCGACGGCGTGACGCTCGGCTACAACCCCAACACGTTGGCCGGCTGCGACGAGGAGGAAATCGCGGCCATGCTCGCCCACGAGGTGCTGCATCTGGCCTGCGAACATCATCTGCGACGCGGCCGCCGCGATCCGGGCCTGTGGAACAAGGCCTGCGACTTGGCCATAAACGGCTTGCTCGTGGAGTCCGGCTTCACCCTTCCCCGGGGCTATGCCTTCGATGCGGCCCATGCCGGCCGCCCCGCTGAAGCCATCTACGCCACACTTTCCGGCGAGATGGAGGAACGCCCTGGCGGTAAAGGCGACCAAGGGGGCAAGAAAAAGGATGCTTCGGCCGAAGATGCCGACGGCGGTGGCCAGGGAGATACGCCCTTTGCCGGGCCAAACCGCCTGCGCCAGGCCGAAGCCGGAAACGCCAAGGATACGGCCGCCCGGAAAAAACGCCAATCCGCCTCGGGTCCCAAGGACGGGCGGGACAAACGCCCCGACGGCAAGCCGACGCAAAGCGTCGGCGAGGTGCGAGACCACCCGGGACTGCGCGGCGAACCGAGCGAAAGCGCGCGGCGCGAACTGACCGCCGCCCTGCGCCAGGATGTCGCCCAATCGCTTCGCGCCGCCGCCGACATGGGAAACCTCTCGGCCCATCTGGCCCGGGTACTGGGCGATCTGGCCCGGCCCAAGCTCCCCTGGGGCCTCATCCTGCGCCGGTTCGTCATGGCCCGGGCGGTCAACGACTACACCTGGTCCCCGCCCAACCGCCGCCACATCCATGCCGGGCTGTACCTGCCCTCGCCGCGGAGCCAGACGCTCGGCGACGTGGTGCTGGCCATCGACACGTCCGGATCCGTCGGCGATGCGCTCCTGGCCGCCTTTTGCGCCGAGCTGGCCGCCATTTTGGACGCCTGCGACGCCCGGCTCCTGGTCTATTTCTGCGACGCCGCCGCCCACGGCCCCCAGGTTTTCACCCGGCACGATCCTCCGCCGCTCCTTGCCCCCAAGGGCGGCGGGGGCACGGATTACCGGCCGGTATTCGCCAAGGTCGCGGGGGAAGGGCTGCGGCCGGCCTGCCTTGTCTACCTGACGGATTTCGAATGCGACCGCTTTCCCGAGGAGCCGGCCTATCCGGTGCTGTGGGCGGTGCCGGAAACGGCAACGCGCCGCCCCCCATTCGGCGAAGTTCTCAAACTGCCCCGTTAAGGAGGAAGCAGTTTATGCGCATCACCTGGTATATCGAAAAAAAGCGCGGCAACCTGCGTCCCAAACTGACCTATTCCGTGGTGCTCGAAGGCTACGAAAAGGAACTGGCCCTGCCCTACGTACGGATCACCTCCACCATCCCCGAACCGCCGTCATCGTGGCAGCCCCATTGCCATCCCGGCGAGTTCGAGCGAAGCGGCGCACCCGCCGCCGGCTGCTACGAACTGGCCACGCCAAGCCATCTCATGCGCAACGGATCGGGGCAGACCCTGCGGCTGCCCTGGCGGGAGGACAATGCCTACCCCGAAGTGGACGCGTCGTTTCAGGCCTTGCGGGAAGCTTTCGAGGAGGCCCTGGCCACGGCCCATGCCAGCGAGCCCATGGACGAACGGGGGGAACTGGTCGTCTCGCCGGCGCTCAAACGCGACATGGCCCCGGCCATCATGGCCGACCGCCTGCTGCGTCTCGCCAAGTGAGGGAGGAAAAGCCCGGGGGGAAACTTTTCTGAAGAAAAGTTTCCCCCCGGGCCCCCTTTCAAAAGACTTTAGTGGTGACGGGATGTTATACGTCACCCATTCGTATAGCTATAAAATTTAGGAAAGGGAGAGCGCGAGAGGGGAGAACCCTTTTTAAAGGGTTTCCCCTCTCGCACTTTCTTCCTCTTCCTCAACTTCTTAGCTGTTTATAATAAGTAATGAGCGCGTTGGTGGAGCAGTCGTGGGAGGCGACCGAGGCGTTGTTCTCGAGTTCCTTGAGGATGGTGCCGGCCAGCACCTTGCCCAGTTCCACGCCCATCTGGTCGTAGGAATTGATGTCCCAGATGGTGCCCTGGGTGAAGATCTTGTGCTCGTAGAGCGCGATGAGGGTGCCGAGGGTCTTGGGATCGAGGGTCTTGTAGAGAAACGAGTTGGTCGGCCGGTTGCCGGAAAAGGACTTGGCCCGGGAAAGCAGGGCGAGGCGATCGGTGTCGTAGCCCTTGTCGGCCAGTTCCG contains these protein-coding regions:
- a CDS encoding type II toxin-antitoxin system HicA family toxin, which gives rise to MTPASFPSHFQAMSPSPTPSPTPLPAIKLNSVRLRTWQALFVVPPRSDIAWNEVIALIRAFGGQELHHRQKTAGSRVRFLLGGVKGFFHRPHPENVLGKGCAADVREFLIRAGMAAQDQETA
- a CDS encoding ATP-binding protein; amino-acid sequence: MIPSQIATALETLFPIRQPAFLWGPPGVGKSRIVAQTAARLDLPLTDIRAVLLDPVDLRGLPHIGDDGRTHWRAPAFLPREGRGVLFLDELNAAPPLVQAACYQLILDRSLGEYRLPDGWTVIAAGNRDQDRAVTHRMPTALANRFVHLDVAPDLDDWVTWAKTADIAPEVVAFLRFRPSLLHDFDPSRETRSFPSPRSWEFVSNMLGATRDGRICRELFAGAIGEGAAVEFAGFLSLWRKLPDTDAVLAAPDDAPAPSEPAAVYAICEALGRRATPETMPALTRYAARLPMEFGVLLMRDAVRADSATARTEAFAAWARDNAEVFA
- a CDS encoding alpha/beta fold hydrolase: MLRVRRPAILAAMSHIRSRSGRHAALLLALVGVLLLCAASPLAAKSRPDFTVANLPTRLARVGDGVIAYKTIGSGPPLLLLTGYACSMDSWDGTLVGDLAAGRRLILCDYPGVGRSTALAAPLTLRGLADVAAGLLTALAIPKADVLGWSMGAVAALELALAHPGRVGKVACLGAAFSPETVVKSVARLSAMTPEAFRDSLFPQSWRDAHPEAFSRLPRQTTPIPAATLAGERQALASWPGFAGRLRSLETPVLLVVGDEDWVTPPGESAALARQLPRGRLVRMKNAGHWLQYQDPAELARLIGWFLKGRPAAP
- a CDS encoding vWA domain-containing protein, with product MNGPDPVSRAIARARMELVLGHPFFGAMVLQLLMREDTDCPDLWTDGVTLGYNPNTLAGCDEEEIAAMLAHEVLHLACEHHLRRGRRDPGLWNKACDLAINGLLVESGFTLPRGYAFDAAHAGRPAEAIYATLSGEMEERPGGKGDQGGKKKDASAEDADGGGQGDTPFAGPNRLRQAEAGNAKDTAARKKRQSASGPKDGRDKRPDGKPTQSVGEVRDHPGLRGEPSESARRELTAALRQDVAQSLRAAADMGNLSAHLARVLGDLARPKLPWGLILRRFVMARAVNDYTWSPPNRRHIHAGLYLPSPRSQTLGDVVLAIDTSGSVGDALLAAFCAELAAILDACDARLLVYFCDAAAHGPQVFTRHDPPPLLAPKGGGGTDYRPVFAKVAGEGLRPACLVYLTDFECDRFPEEPAYPVLWAVPETATRRPPFGEVLKLPR